The Vicinamibacterales bacterium genome includes the window GATCGGCAGCGCCGCCGTGGCGCCGGCACTGAGGCCGTAGAATCCGACCTTTGCTGCGTCGATGTCCGGCCGGGTCTCGAGGTAATCGATCGTCCGGCCCAGATCCTTCGACCACTGGACGACCATGTCCCGATAGGCGTTCATCTGATCGTCGCGGGGGAATTCGCCGACGCCCGCGAAGCGCTGGAACGTGCCCTGATAGATCGGAATCACGAGAGCGCGGCCGCTGCGCGTGAGGAAGTTGAAGTACGCCGCGCCGGGCGCGGCGCTGAGGTCGGGGCCGAGAGGAAGCAGGCCGAACGCATATCCGCCTGGAAACCAGATCACCGGTTGATAGGGGGGCGGTGCGTTCTTCGGCAGAAGCAGAAAGACCGGGACGCGCTCCTGTCCGTACGCCGCGGCGATCGACACCAGTTCGGCACGCCAATGGTCGGTTTCCGGCAGCGGCTCGACGCGCGCGTCGAGTGGCCGGCGGTCGTAGCCATACAACGCCTTGTACGCCGCATAGAGATCGTCGCCCACCGGTTTGTCCGAACGCGCGCCGACGTTGGGAGGAACCGGCGCGAGGGCCTCGGGCGGCAGCGGCGAGACGTCACGAATGCAGCGGAAGCCGTGAGCCGCATGACGATCGAGCGGCAGCCGCGGCTCGCGGTTGAACGCCATGTATGGAGGATCGTTCCAGGCCCCGCCGACGATGTTCCGGCGGTCTCCGGTCGCGTTCCAGACCCACTCCTTGACGTTTCCCGAGAGGCCGTAGGTGCCGAACGCGCCGAGATCCTTGAGCGCGGTCACCGGTTCGGCCGACTTGCCGTTGAAGTTGGCCACCGACGCGACCGCCTGGCCGTACAACACGGTTCCAATCGCCTGCCTCCAGTGGAAGAGCGTCGGCAGCTGCTTGCCGGCAAACTGCGCGTAGGCGGCGGCCTCGTACCAACTGACCCCGCCGACCGGGTAGTCGGCCTGTCCTTCGGGGAACGTGCCGAGCTCCCACGTCGCCGGCCCCGGCCGCCCGGTCTTGTCGCGCAGGCCCGCGACGAGGTCGAACCCGTCCTTCCAGTACTTCGGATCGCGGTAGCCGCCGGCATCGACGAATCGCTTGAATTCACCATTGGTGACTTCGTACTTGTCGATCCAGAAGTCCGGCAACCGGACCGCCGCCGTTCCCTGGCGAAACGGCCCGCCGCGCACGTAGAGCATTCCGGGTGGCGACTCCCCGGTCTGGCGCAGCGCGATGACCGGCGCGATCGGCGATGCACCTTCAGCCGTGTCGAATCCACTCTTCACGAGCCTCCAGCGCAGTTGCCCCTGGGGAACGCGCGCGTCCTTGATCGGGATGCGGCCGACCGATACCCACGCGCCGCCGGCGTCGATGAAGTCGTTGAAGTGCACCTCGGCGCCCACCGGCTCACTCATGCTGAGAGGCAGTGTGGCGGCGCCGAGCGCGCGCCGCACGCGCAGGTCGCCGGGGGCGAGCGCGGCGGCTCGCATGGCCAGCCGATAGGCGTCGACGAACTGCCCGAGGCCGGCGAGCCGTTCGATCTCCGGCAGCGATCGCTCCACCAGCGCCGCCGACTGCCATCGGCGCACCATGACCCACGTGATGGCGATGACGATCGCCAGCGCCAGGACGGCGCCGGCCGCGACCAGGCGCGGCATTCGCGACGAACGCGGCATCGCATGTGCCGGCGCAAGCCGCCGCAGATCGGCGAGCAGCTCCACCGCCGACGGATAACGCCGCGCGGGATCCTTTTCGAGGCAGCGCTCCACGATCTGCGCGACGGCGGCGGGAACGTCCGGCCTGACGGTCTGCAGCGGCACCGGCTGCTCGCGAACGACCGCGTTCATCACCGACCACTCGGAGGTGCCGGAGAAGGCCTGCCGTCCCGCGAGCGTCTCGTAGAACACCACGCCCATCGAGAACACGTCCGACCGTGCGTCGGCCGGCTGGCCGAGGGCCTGTTCCGGCGACATGTATCCGCTGGTCCCGACGATCGCTCCGGCCTGCGTGTACGGAGCGCCGGTCACCGTCGCGGCATCGCCCTGAGGCGCGCTGGTCGATTTCGCCAGACCGAAATCCAGCACCTTGATGGTGCCGTCGCGCGTCACCATCAGGTTGGCGGGCTTGAGGTCGCGATGCACGATTCCCGCGGCATGCGACGCCGCCAGCGCGCCGGCCATCTGGATGGCGTAGTCGATCGCGCGCGCGAGGGGCATCGGCCCGTCGGCCGGCCGCCGGTTCAGCGGCGCGCCGTCGACGAGCTCCATCACGATGAAGTCCCCATCGTCGGCGGCGTCGATATCGTGAATGGTGATGATGTTGGGATGATTCAGCGCGGACGCGGCGCGCGCTTCCTGCGCGAACCGCTGCGCCCATCCGGCACGATCGGGCCCCCGCTGAAGGACTTTGATCGCCACCTTCCGGCGAAGGCGCGTGTCCTCGGCCTCGTAGACGATCCCCATGCCGCCGCGTCCCAGTTCCCGTCCGACGACGTAGCGAGGGGGCAGGCGCATCGGGGTGAGGTGGATACTATCGCACCAGGTGCGGATTCGAGCCGCCGCACGTTAGAATGCGCCCTCGACGATGAACATTCTGTTGTGGGTCCTGCAGGTCCTCGCCGCGCTCGCGTACGCTGCGTCGGGCTGGATGAAGATCTTCCTGTTCGACCAGATCAGCCGGGAGGTGCCGTCCTTTGGCGCGTTACCGCGCCAGGCCTGGATGGCCCTCGGCATCGTCGAGCTCGTGTGCGTGATCGGGCTGATCGTTCCGGCGGCGCTCCACTGGCGGCCGGCGCTCACGGTGGCCGCCGCGACGGTGCTGGCGCTCGAGAGCCTGGTGTTCATCGGCGTCCACGCCAGGTACGGCGAGATCGGGTCGATCGCCATGAGCGGCACGCTGGGCCTCCTCATGGCGTTCGTCGCGTACGGACGGATGGTGCTGAAGCCGATCGTCTGAACCGCGGAACTGCGGCGGTCATGGGACGCGGCGGGATCTGACGGCATCGACGGCGTGCATTTCGATCGGCCTGCGCCGGAAGAGCGCGCCGCCTGGCTCGCCTACCTGCGAACGTTGCGATAGCGGACGCGGGTTGCGCGTTTCATGGCTCGGGCACGGCGAACGCCGACTTCAAGCCGGCCAGCCCTTGCCGCAGCGGCGCCGCGGCCGTCTCGGGCACGCCGTAGAGCGAGAGCCAGACGCCCAGCCCGTGCGTCTCCTTCATCCCTTCGCGTTCGACGAAGAGCAGCGCGTCGTTCCACGCCGGCACGACGAAGGCGACCGCGCGCGGCGCGCGGCGCACGGCGACGCGGGCATCGGCCTCGATGCCGCCGAGCGAGAAGCGACAGGCGTCGCCCGGCCGGAGACCGGCGACCGGGGGCTGCACGCGCAGACCCTTCGCGCCGAAGATCGGGTGGTCGCCGCCGGCCGGCGCGGTCGTGCGGAACCGTGCGGAGAGCTGCTGGCGATCGACGCCGCGATGGCGTTCGAGCGCGTGCTTCAAGTTGAACAGGAAGTACGTCCAGCCGGCGTCGAGCCCGTCGATGTAGTCATCCCATGTGCCGCTGTCGTCGAAGCCGGAGTGCACGAGACGCACCCGCACCCGTCCGCCGCGGGCTTCGAGGTAATAGTCGACCGCGAGACGGATCGTGCGGCCGTCCTTCGTCGGCATCTCGCTGGCGGTCTGCATCCGCCGCATCGGTTCCCACACCGTGATTGGCGTGGCCCACATCTCGTTCGGGTCCCAGCCGATGCTGACGCTGCCGCCTGCGCCCGGCGTGACCGCGGCGTACGGGGCGAACCAGCGGGCAATGCCCTCGCCGCTGGTCAGCGCCTGCCACACGTCTTCGAGTGTGGCGTCGATGTCGACGGTCAGATCGAGCGCGCGCGCGGTGCGCCGGGGGTCGTCAGTCACATCGCCTCCATGCCGGCCTCGCGGCCGCGTTGGGGTTGGGCCGGCCCTGCGGGCACGGCGGGATAGCCGCACGCGAACACGCGGAACGTGCGTCCCTGCGGCGCATCGGGGTCGTGGTACTTGGACGCGAGGGTGGCGAGAGCCGCGGTGAGCTCGTCGGTGAACCGCCGCTGATCGGCCGGCGTCGCAAACCGCACGGCGGTTTCCAGCGTGAGCGTCGGCACGCGCTTGCCGCGGGCGGCCGCGGCCTTGCCGAGCGCGGCGAGGTCGTTCAGCGCCCGGCCGGCGACCGCCGAGAGGTACGCCGAAGAGAACGCGTCGGCGATCGTCCGCGGATCGGCGGCGACGCCGCCCAGCGTCTTCGGCGCAATGGCGTACGACGTCGCGGTGCGGACGTAGGAGCGATCGATGCGGCGGCCGACGCTTCCGTGCTCGTGCGCCTCCACCAGCCGCTGCGCCTCGAGCTTCCGCAGGTGGTAGAGCACGCGCTGGCGCGGCATCCCGGTCGCGTTCGCCAGTTGGGGCGCCGATTGCGGCCGCTCGAGCAGGTGCAGGAGCCGCAACCGAATCGGCTGGAGCGCCGCGCGGGCGCGCACGGGGTCGTCGATGATGTCGAGCGGTTGGGCGCCCATGGGTTCGTTGTCGGCCGGCAACGGACAAAATAATCTGTCCGTTGGCGCATGTCAAGCGATTGGGCCGCTCGGCCGTCCGCCGCCGCGGCTCATCGCACCAGCAGCACGATCTTCGGGAACTTCTGTTCGACGAGCCGGCCTCCGGCCCACCGGCACAACTGCATGTCCTCCCGCGTGCAGTCGACGGCAATGAGCCGGTCGCGCGGCAGCTCCGGCCCGCTCCGAACCGAAAGCTCGTCGAAGGGAATGTTGACCGCGCCCGGCCAGTGACCGCGTCTGAACGCCTCGCGCTCGCCTGAATCCAGAACCACGTGGCGGGTGCGTGCCGCCTGCTTCCTGAATGCGGAGACGGTCATGGTGTCCAGCGTCTCTCCATGACTGCCCGGTATCGACTTCGCCGGGGCCGATGGAACATTGAGAGACGGCACGCCGGAGCGGGGGATCGTCACTGCCGGTGCCGGTTGCGGCCGCGGCGTACCGCCAGGCATCTGATCGGGATCGACGACGTAGCCTTTTCCATGTCGAACCTGGAAGTAAAAGGTCAGCTTCCCCGCAATGGGGTAACTGCGCGGACGGTCTGCTCCGTGGGCCGCAGGCATCGTCCACCGGCTCACCGCGCTGCGGACCGCCGCGCCCGTCAGAGCGTCCGGCGACTCCAGGATCTCGACTGAATCGACTCGCCCATCGACCCCGAAGCGAACCGCTGCGACGACCACCCCCGACACCTTGTCGCGGAGCGCCTCTCTCGGATATTCGGGCATCGGCGCAGAACTGGTGGACCCGCGCAGCGCCCACTCACCCATCTTGAAATACGGCTGCTGCGCCGCGACGGTCTCGCCGGCGAGTCCGGCCGCACAACTGAGAAGGAGAAGTCCGGGCGCAATCGTTCGCAGTACAGTCGCTGTCTTCATGACACTGCTCGCGGCTGATGTGAGCTTCGGGTGTGCTGTATCACTCCCGTCTGAGCGCGATGGCGGGGTCGACGCACATGGCTCGACGCACCGGGACAACGCATGCCAGCAGCGCGGCAAAGAGCACGACCATTGGCGCAGCCGCGTAGGTCGTGGCATGAACCGCCGGGACATTGAACAGCAGGGCCTGGATGTACCTCGCCCCCGCGAACGACGCACCGAGCCCCGCGACCAGACCTGACAGGACGGCCAGCGCGGCATGGCGCACGATCATGCGAGCGATATCGCCGCGTGCGGCCCCGAGCGCGAGCCGCAAACCGATTTCTGCTGTCCGCTGCCGGATCGTGGACGCCAGCGCGCCGTAAATGCCAATCGCGCCGAGCAGCATCGCCAGCGTGCCGAAGATACCGAAGACCGTCGACCCGAGCAGCCACGAGCGCGCCTGCACGTCGGCGAGTTCCTCGAGCGTCCGGATGTTCACGTAGGGCAGGTCCGGCGCGGCGCCCTGCAGCACGCCGGAGACTGCCCGTAACTGAGAAGCGGCCGGCCGCCTCGTCCGGATCAACAGAACCTGCGCTGTCGTTTCGATGTCGCTCGATGCACGGAAGGGCACGAATACCTGCGAGGTCTGGCTGCCCGGTTTCAGGCTGGCGCGCGATGTCGGCACGACGCCGGCCACCTTCAGACAACGACGCGACACGAAGACACACTGCCCGAGCGGCGACTCCGACGGAAACAGCTGCCTCGCCACGATATCCTCGAGCACGATGGTGTCTTCCGAGGCAGCGGCTGCCTGGCCGTCAAACCCCGGCCCGCCGGACAGGCTCAGTCCCAGCGTCGAGAAGTACTCAGGCGTCACCTCGACCAACTTATGCATCGTCACCTGGCGGCCGGTGATGGTGCGGCTCACGCCAAATATCCGGCTCCAGCCGCCGGACTCGAGGACCGGAGCGGAGCTGAGCGCTGCAGATTGCACCTGCGGCATCTGCTGCACACGACGCAAGAGGGTTTCGAAGAGGCCCTGAACCTCCAGAGGCGTCCGCGTATTCGACGTCCGCAGGTCAATCGAGGCGGCGATGACGTGCTCCAGGTCGTAGCTGAAATCCTGGTGGAACTTCCTGACGCTCGCGACGAACAATCCCGCCGCCACCGCGAGAACCAGGGCGAGCGCAATCTGCAGCGACAGCAGCGTCGCGCGCCATCGCGAGCGCATCGCCGCGAGGGAATCCCCCGTTCGAAAGAATCGCTCGGCACCGGTCCGTGAAGCATGGACGACGGGCACGATGCCGCTTGCAAGGCCGGCGAGAAACGCGAGCAGCCCCACCACGACGAGGCTGCGGAGGGTCATCAACTCGACGCCCTCCGCATACGGGAAATACCTGTGGACCGCCCGTCCGAGCACCGCTGCGACCGCAACCGCCGCGACCCCGCCGATTGCGGCCGCGATCAAGTGTTCCACGAGCAGGTGCGCGAATACCCGAACGCGGCTCGCTCCCACCTGGAGGCGAACCGCCGTCTCACGGGCTCTGTTCAGCGTCTGGGTCCAGAGCAGCCCGGCGACATTCACGCACGCCATAAGGAGAAGGACCGCGGCGCCGCCCATCAACCACAGGGCAAGCCGGCCATCCCGGCTGAGGCTCACGCGCCTGGACGCGTACATCGGCGTCAGCCTGTCCCGGTCGTTCGAACGTCCAGAGGCGGCGGGCGCAACCGGGCTGGCCAGGGCGAGGCTGGCGAGTTCGGCCTGTGCCTGGCTGAGCGGAACGCCGTCACGAAGCCGGCCGATGGTCGTCAGCCACCGGGTGTCGGATCGAAGCAGGTTTCTCGCGAACGGCGAACAGGCCTCCGGCGACGCCTCGAGCAGAATCCACGCGTCCACGTCGCCAAACTCCACGCCCGTGAAGCCGGCCGGTGCCACGCCGATCACGTCGTAGGACTTATCGGCGATGCGAACGCGCGTTCCCACCGCGTTCAGATCGGCATTGAACCGCCTTCGCCAGAGATCGTGAGAGACGACCACCGTCCTGTCAGCGTCGAGGCTGGCGTCCGCCTCGGCGAAGGTCCGTCCGTACTGAGGCGTCATTCCCAGCACGCGAAAGTAGGTCGGCGTCACGCATTCGATGCGGAGAGGCATTGCTTCAACGCCCGCGCCGAAGCCCACAGAGCGGCGAGTGTAGGCCGCCAGTTCCGCAGAGCGCAGCCGATCGCGCAGATCTTCGTAGCGGACGTAGCTTCCGGCCCCCTCGACCCGAACGATGGCCTCAGGCGCGGCCACGTGCCGTGGTGTGCGGAACATGAGCACGTCCACGAGCCCGAACATCGCGGCGTTCGCTCCGACGCCGACGGCGAGCGTCACGGCGACCAGAGCCGTGAACGCAGGCTGCCGCTTGATCCGCCGCAGACCGTAACGCAGATCCTGGATCAGCATCGCGATGAGCGTGGAAGGCATTGTCGGCAATTACCAGGTATTCGACGGCACGTTGTCAAACCCCGCGCGTGTTGTACGAGCTCGAAGAATGCCGCGTGCGGGCTTGGCGCGAAATCGGACAACGAAACAGCGAGGCTCAGCCTACTGCCTCGGCAGCTCGATGAGCACGACGTTCGAGTTCTGCCGCGCGCGATCGAACACGATGTACTTCCCGTCCGGCGTGATGTCGAAGGTCCGCACGGCGCCCCGATTCTCCAGCCGCGTCAGCTGCCGCCGCTCGCCGCTGGCGAGATCGAGCCGCCAGAAGTCCGGCGACTGGATGCGTTCGACGTAGACGAGGGCGCTGCCGTCAGGGACGAAGCGATACCCGCCGGGACGGACCATCACCCGCGGCAGCGCCACCGCCGTGCCGTCCGGTCTGATCCCGCGGAGCTCGACCTGGCCGATCACGGACCTGCCGGCATACACGATCAGATCGCCGCGGGGAGACCACACCGGATTCAGCCATGTGCCCTCGACGAGCCGGGTGGCGACGCCCGTGTCGACGGCAATGAGGAACAACGCCGGCCCCTTCTCGTCATGACCCCCGGCGACGATACGCGTGCCGTCCGGCGACCAGTCGGCCGCGCCCTGGCCCGCGGCGCCGTCGATCTCGATGGCTCCCGCGAGCTTCTGCGCGTTGGTGCCGTCGCCGGCCATGACCGACAGAGAGCGCCGGCCCTGCTTTCGAACCACCACCGCGAGCCGGCCGTCGCGCGACACCGCCGGCGCCTCGGAGATCGGCGCGTCCACGGCGCGGCGCAGCTGCGACGCCCGGTTGTCCTGGACCTTCCACAGCCCGTCGTCTATGCCGCGGTCGGTGAGATAGAACAGGGACTGCGGACCGGCGCGCGGCGCGAAGGCGAAGCCGGTCGGTCCCGGCAGCGGGTATCGCTCGGCATCGCGCTCCTCCGCGGGCCGATCCGCCAGCGGCACGCGCCACAGGCTCGCGCTCGGGTTCGCAACCGTGGCGACGACGCGCCGGCCGTCGCGGCTGGCGGAGACCGACAGGTATTGATCAACCCCCGAAGGCACGCGCGTCGAGCGGCCGGTGTCCACGTCGACCGACCAGAGCCACGGCCCCGATCGATCCTCGGCACGCGCCACGTACAGGAACCTGCGCGAGTCGAGCGGCGCGAGGAAGTTGATGGCGAGGTGCTGTGCGGTCACACGCTCCGCCGTGCCGCCGGCCGGGCGGAGCCGCCACACGTCCATCGCGGTTTCGTCCTGCGGCTCGACGCCGCGGGTGAAATAGATCCACTTGCCGTCGGGGGACCAGACGGGATTCATGTTCTTCAGGCTGCCTGGTCCGAAGATCTGCTGCCGCTCGGTGTTGGAGGCATCGGCGCGATAGATTTGATCCTCGCGCCTGGCCTTGTCGACATAGACGAAGCTGGTGCCGTCGGGCGACCAGGCGGGCGTGTTCGTGCCCGCCGGCAGGAACGGCTGCGGCGGTCCTCCCATCCACGGCATGAGCGCGGGGGGCTTGCCGTCGCCCGGGTTGAACCAGATCTGCGCGCCGTCGGACGTGAACCCCAGCTTGCGCACGATCGAGCCGCTCGCCGCGAGCGGCGCGACATCGCGCGTCAGGTTGTGAAAGATCCCGGTGCCCACCTGGCTGACCCAGAGATCGAACTCCCCCTCGCGGTCCGAGAGGAACGCCACCAGCTCGCCGTTGGGAGAAATCTCGGCTCCCTCTTCGTTCCCCTCCCAGTTCGTGAACTGCGTGAACGTGGCGTTCGCCAGCGGCGACGGCGGCTGCATCGCGCGCCAGCCCTCCCGGATGACGACTGCGGAAAGCGCGATCGCCACGGCCGCGGCCCAGGGCAGCCACCCGGCGTAGCGCGCGGGGCGGTTCCTCGACGCCGTCGCGTCGGGCGGCCCCTCGTTCTCGACGTCGAGCTCGAGCCGCGCGTCGCCGATGTCCCGCAGCCGCTGTCGAGGATTCTTGACCAGACAGCGCCGCAGCAGCCGCTGCACCGGAAGCGGCGCGTCCGCGGGAAGCGCCGTCCAGTCCGGATCCTCCTTGACGACGGCGGCGAGCACGTCGGTGACGGTGTCGCCGCGAAACGGCGGCCGGCCCGCGAACATCTCGAACAGCACGCAGCCGAACGCCCAGATGTCGGTGCGCTTGTCGACCGGCAGCCCCTTCGCCTGTTCCGGCGACATGTAGGCCGCGGTGCCGAGGATGATCCCCTCGCGAGTCGCCGCGGTATCGTGCGGCGCGTCGTTGATCGCCGTGCCGGCATCGGCGCCGAGGGCTTTCGCCAGGCCGAAATCCAGCACCTTGACGACGCCGTCCGCTCGGACCTTCACGTTGGCGGGCTTGAGATCGCGATGCACGATGCCCTGCTCGTGCGCCGCTTCCAGCGCGTCGATGATCTGCCGCGCGATCGGCAGCGCCCGGCGGGCGGGCATCGGCCCCGCGGCGATGAGGTCCGCCAGCGTCGGCCCGTCGACCAGCTCCAGCACCAGCGCGCGCGGCTCCGCCGATTCCTCGACGCCGTAGATCGCCGCGATGTTCGGATGGTTCAGCGCCGCGAGCAGCTGCGACTCGCGTCTGAACCGCGCGACGCGGCTGGGATCGTCCGACGAGAGTCCGGCGACGACCTTGAGCGCGACCTCGCGGTTCAATCTGGCGTCTCTGGCGCGATAGACGTCGCCCATTGCCCCGGCGCCCAGCACGCCGATGATTTCGTACGAGCCCACCGAACGTCCGGGACCGAGCAGCGGCCGCGTTCTCGTCACGCCGATCGTCGTCGACGCGAGGACGCCCAGGGCATCCGCCGGCGCCGCGCGCGCGTGGCCGGGAAGCCGGTCGAGCAGCGCGGCGTCCCGGGCGTCGGACGACAGCAGCGACTCGACCTCGGCCCGCAGGTCCTCGTCGTCTCCGGCCGCCGACGAGACGAACGCCCGGCGGTCTTCGGGGGCAAGCTCCACGGCGGCCTGGAACAGCGCCTTCACGCGCCGCCACCGGTCGTCAGTCAGCGGCATCCGTCGCACCGATCTCGCGATTGAGCCACGCCCGGGCGGTGCGCCAGTCGCGTTTGGCCGTCGACGGCGAGACGTTGAGCACGTGCGCCGCTTCGTCGATCGTCAACCCGCCGAAGGCGCGCAGTTCGACGATGCGCGCGAGATCGGGGTCGACCTTCTCCAGCCGGCGGAGAGCGTGATCGAGGGTGATGAGCGGCATCTCGGCGGCCGCCGCGACGCCCTGGGCATCGTCGATGGAGATGTGCGGCGCGCCGTCGCCGCGCTTGTTCGCGGTGTGGCGGCGCGCGTGATCGACGAGCACTCTCCGCATGATCTGCGCCGCGACGCCGAAGAAGTGCGCGCGATTCTGCCAGTCGACCTGGCGCTGATCCACGAGCCGCAGGTAGGCCTCGTGGACGAGCGCGGTCGGCTGCAGCGTGTGGCCGGCGCGCTCCCTGCCCAGCTGCCGGGCGGCGATTCGGCGGAGCTCCGCGTAGACGAGAGGCAGCAACTGGCCGAGCGCCGCCTGGTCGCCGCGACTCCATTCGTCGAGGAGCGCCGTTACGTCGTGACGCGCCGCCATGGCCGCAGGTGCTTGCGAGACCGGGGAGAGTGGCTCGCTGCGGCCACAGCATAGGGGTCCGGGCGGTGGATCGCAACCCCGCGCCCGGTGCCCGATCGGCGGTCAGCTCGAAGGCTGCGATGCCCCAGTCGTATGTCGGCGCGCCTGCGTCATGCAGGGAGCCGTCCGGTCACCCGGAGCATCCATCGCATGCACGCGTGTCCGAGATCGACGCCTTCGCCGTACATCATCGGGCACGCGCCCGCGATCACGCTGATGTCGTGCTGCTGGCAGTACTCGACGGCGGCCGGCGAGACGCTCGACGCCTTGGTGCCGATGGACTGGTGCATCCAGACGCGGCGGACGCCGGCATCACCGCAGTCGCGCACGATCCGCTCGGTGGTGTCCGGCCGGGTGACAATCACCACGCCATCGACCCCGCCAGGAATCGATCGCAGATCCGGGTAACACGGATCGCCTTCGAACGTCTGGATGTGCGGATTCACCGGGAAGACCTCGTGGCCGGTCTTCTTCAACCGGCGATAGATCAGGTTGCCCACCGGGTGATGGCCGTTGTCGCGTGACACGCCCGCCACCGCGATGCGCTTCTGCGCCAGGAACTCGTCTACTTTCGTCTGGAGCGCCGGTGTCATACGAGCTGCCTCATCTCGCCGGCAGGCACGGGAACCGGGTTGGAGATGGACGGCTCCAATCCCTGGAGGAAGCGAAACCACTTGAACCCGACCCCGTGCGCCTTGAACAAGTCGAGCAGCGGCTGCGACGGCTCTCCGTACACCGTCATAAAGTGATCGTCGGCGTAGTCGGCGAACAGCCTGGTGCGGGCCTCGAGGATGTGGCTGTTGTGCTCGATGAGTCCTTCAGGTCCGGTGTACGCCTCGTGCACCTCGCACTCGGCGCCATCGCTCGCCAGGAACCAGTCGTAGCGCAACGTT containing:
- a CDS encoding protein kinase; this translates as MPLTDDRWRRVKALFQAAVELAPEDRRAFVSSAAGDDEDLRAEVESLLSSDARDAALLDRLPGHARAAPADALGVLASTTIGVTRTRPLLGPGRSVGSYEIIGVLGAGAMGDVYRARDARLNREVALKVVAGLSSDDPSRVARFRRESQLLAALNHPNIAAIYGVEESAEPRALVLELVDGPTLADLIAAGPMPARRALPIARQIIDALEAAHEQGIVHRDLKPANVKVRADGVVKVLDFGLAKALGADAGTAINDAPHDTAATREGIILGTAAYMSPEQAKGLPVDKRTDIWAFGCVLFEMFAGRPPFRGDTVTDVLAAVVKEDPDWTALPADAPLPVQRLLRRCLVKNPRQRLRDIGDARLELDVENEGPPDATASRNRPARYAGWLPWAAAVAIALSAVVIREGWRAMQPPSPLANATFTQFTNWEGNEEGAEISPNGELVAFLSDREGEFDLWVSQVGTGIFHNLTRDVAPLAASGSIVRKLGFTSDGAQIWFNPGDGKPPALMPWMGGPPQPFLPAGTNTPAWSPDGTSFVYVDKARREDQIYRADASNTERQQIFGPGSLKNMNPVWSPDGKWIYFTRGVEPQDETAMDVWRLRPAGGTAERVTAQHLAINFLAPLDSRRFLYVARAEDRSGPWLWSVDVDTGRSTRVPSGVDQYLSVSASRDGRRVVATVANPSASLWRVPLADRPAEERDAERYPLPGPTGFAFAPRAGPQSLFYLTDRGIDDGLWKVQDNRASQLRRAVDAPISEAPAVSRDGRLAVVVRKQGRRSLSVMAGDGTNAQKLAGAIEIDGAAGQGAADWSPDGTRIVAGGHDEKGPALFLIAVDTGVATRLVEGTWLNPVWSPRGDLIVYAGRSVIGQVELRGIRPDGTAVALPRVMVRPGGYRFVPDGSALVYVERIQSPDFWRLDLASGERRQLTRLENRGAVRTFDITPDGKYIVFDRARQNSNVVLIELPRQ
- a CDS encoding sigma-70 family RNA polymerase sigma factor, producing the protein MAARHDVTALLDEWSRGDQAALGQLLPLVYAELRRIAARQLGRERAGHTLQPTALVHEAYLRLVDQRQVDWQNRAHFFGVAAQIMRRVLVDHARRHTANKRGDGAPHISIDDAQGVAAAAEMPLITLDHALRRLEKVDPDLARIVELRAFGGLTIDEAAHVLNVSPSTAKRDWRTARAWLNREIGATDAAD
- a CDS encoding CoA-binding protein, with the protein product MTPALQTKVDEFLAQKRIAVAGVSRDNGHHPVGNLIYRRLKKTGHEVFPVNPHIQTFEGDPCYPDLRSIPGGVDGVVIVTRPDTTERIVRDCGDAGVRRVWMHQSIGTKASSVSPAAVEYCQQHDISVIAGACPMMYGEGVDLGHACMRWMLRVTGRLPA